CGGTTCGATCCGTCTCTTCTCCGGCAGGTCGAGTCGCTTCCGGAGATCCCGATCGGATCGTGCGAGGTCAGGTCTATCAAACTCAAGAAGAGCACCCTCACCCCTCGCGGGTCTCTCTATGAAGACCTCGGGGAGGTTCTGCTGTGAGCCGGTGCTCCTGCGAGGAGGATGCGCTCCATCGGATCAGGCCGACTCCGGAGGAGCGTACCTATGTCAGAACCATCGGTAGCCACCTGATCGAGGCGGTGGAGAAGACCGGCCTTGCCAGGGCGATGATGGTCGGGTCGGTCGCCCGTGACACGTTCATCCGGGGTGACCGCGATCTCGATGTCTTCATGCTCTTCGACCCGTCGATCTCACGGGAAGAACTCGAGGAGAAGGGGCTTGCTCTCGCACGCACGGTGGCCGAAGCGTTCGGGGCGTCGTGTCGGGAGAAGTATGCCGAACATCCGTATATCAACGCCACGATCGACGCGCTCGACGTCGACCTGGTGCCCTGCTACGCCGTTCTGCGTGCCACGGAGATCAAAAGCGCCGTCGACCGGACACCGTTTCACACCCGGTATATCCTGCAGCATATCGGCGATCTCGGCGACGAAGTCCTCCTCCTCAAGCAGTTTACCAAGACTGGTGGGGTCTACGGTTCCGACCACATGACCGAAGGGTTCTCCGGATATCTCTGCGAACTCTTAGTGATCTACTACGGCGGGTTTAGGGGAGTTCTGGAGGCGGCCGCCGGATGGAGGCCCGGCGTCGTCATCGATATCGAAGGCCACGGCAGCAGGGCATTCGAAGAGCCTCTCGTCGTCGTCGATCCGGTCGATCCCGAGCGGAACGTCGCCGCCGCTCTCTCCCTTACCCGTATGAGCGAGTTTGTGGAGCTTGCACGTGGGTATCTCGCCACTCCCTCCGAGGCGTTCTTCATCCCGCCGCCTTCTTGTCCGTTCACCGAAGATGCGTTCCGCCGCACTATCGATGGGCGGGGGGCAAAACTCATCTCCCTGACATTTGCGACCCCGCCCTATACGGCCGATACGGTCGTTCCGCAGCTCCGGAAGTCCGCCGAGTCCGTCCGGGAACTCCTGGAACGGAGCGAGTTTCCGGTAAACCGGTTCGATGTCTGCATGCAGGAGGAGCGGAGTATGCTCCTCTTCGAACTCATGACGGATACGCTACCTGCGGTGCGCCGCCACCTCGGCCCGCCGGTCTGGTCAGAAGGAAACGCCCGCAAGTTTGTCGGAAAGTACGTCGATGCGGATCTCTTCTCCGGGCCGTTTATCGAGGACGGGCGATATTATGTCGAAATTCCCCGGCAGTATCGGGAGGCTGCCCTCCTGCTTCGCTCCCGCTCGCTCCTCGATGTTGCCCTCGGCAGGCACGTCAGGAAGTCCATGAAAGAGGGCTGGGAGGTG
This sequence is a window from Methanoculleus taiwanensis. Protein-coding genes within it:
- the cca gene encoding CCA tRNA nucleotidyltransferase translates to MSRCSCEEDALHRIRPTPEERTYVRTIGSHLIEAVEKTGLARAMMVGSVARDTFIRGDRDLDVFMLFDPSISREELEEKGLALARTVAEAFGASCREKYAEHPYINATIDALDVDLVPCYAVLRATEIKSAVDRTPFHTRYILQHIGDLGDEVLLLKQFTKTGGVYGSDHMTEGFSGYLCELLVIYYGGFRGVLEAAAGWRPGVVIDIEGHGSRAFEEPLVVVDPVDPERNVAAALSLTRMSEFVELARGYLATPSEAFFIPPPSCPFTEDAFRRTIDGRGAKLISLTFATPPYTADTVVPQLRKSAESVRELLERSEFPVNRFDVCMQEERSMLLFELMTDTLPAVRRHLGPPVWSEGNARKFVGKYVDADLFSGPFIEDGRYYVEIPRQYREAALLLRSRSLLDVALGRHVRKSMKEGWEVREGRACWDESFASFLGEFFRHESPLVRVLRHRQE